Within the Syntrophorhabdales bacterium genome, the region ACCCAGATATAATAGTTCCGCTCGATCGTTTCGTTCCAGCCCTCGTTCCAGAGCACCATGGCAAGGCTGCTCGAGAAAGGACCCGCATACTTCAGAGCGTATACCTCGTAAACCGGTGCAGGTCGTGCCGCATCTGTCTCGGAAGGTCCCTTTCTAAGACCGCAAACCATTCCTTCCCGGGCCGTCGCTGCGCCCGGGACGTCGTCGCCCGGCTTGATGGACTTTCTCTTTGTGTACCTTATGAGAACCTCCTCTTTTTGCTAAAAGTTGTTCGCCCCTTCCCAAGTATAGCAGAATCAGCGGGAAGAATAAGGGGTAAAAAGCAAGGGAGTCCATGTCACAGACTCGGTGCTCGCGCCGCTCTCGTCTATTCAGGAAGTTTTCAAGACATTTTTCTTGACAGACAGTACTTGAGCATCGTACCTTAGTTGGTAAGATGTCATACAGGTATGATATGTTATCTGTTACATACTACCTGTCAGTTGCACACAAGGATGAGCGATGAACGGTCTGAAACCCGTTAAGAGCCCGAAAATCACGGATCTTATCGTTGAACAGATTCGAGAGATGATACTCGCGGGGAAAATCAAGCCGTCCGAAAAACTGCCGGCAGAGCGAGAACTGGGGATACAGTTTAGGGCGAGCAGGATCGCCGTGCGGGAAGCGCTGAAGAGTCTGGAGGCTGCGGGGCTTGTCACGGTCAGGCAGGGATTGGGCGCTTTCGTCGCTGAAACCGATTCGAGAACTATGAGTGCTTCTCTTTACTCCATCCTGCGGATCCAAAACGTCTCGATTACCGAACTGGAAGAAGCGCGGGTAGTTTTTGAACCTACGATCGCTCGGCTGGCCGCCAAGCAGATCACGCAGCAGGATATCGATCTTCTTCAAGAGAACATTGACAAGACTGAATCCCTGCTCACCTCTCATGCGAGCGCAACCGCCCTGAACCTCGAATTCCACTCCCTGGTGGCAGCAGCAACTCACAACAAGGTAGTAGAGCTCACGATGAGAACCATGCTTGAAGTTGCCACTGAAATGACCATCGAAACATCCAAACATTTCGAGGAGAGACTAAAAATTTCACAGCAGGCAGTCAAGGACCACAGGGATATCTTAAAGGCGCTGAGACGAAAAGATCCTGACGAGGCATACAAGTCGATGCTCAAGGACGTTGTCAGGGTTCAGCGCGGTTTGAGGCATACCATCTCTGGCGAACAATCCAGCTGAGGCATATATCTGTCGTACTTTAAGCTCTGCAAATGAGCTACTATTCTAGGAGGATATCATGGTGGTGTGGAACGATCTAAGAGGTTGGCTGTCAGAAGTTGAGAAGATCGGCGAACTCGTCAAGATCAATGAGCCTACCGACTGGGATGAGGAGATTTCAGGACTGACCTATCTCGTCGGAAAGAAACAGGGCGGGCCTGCGCTGCTCTTCGACAATATAAAAGGCTATCCACAAGGTCATCGCGTCCTGTCCAATGTTCTCGGATCGAGCCTTAACAGAATCGCCCTTGCGCTGGGACTTCCGCTCAACCAGCCAATGCTCGAAATGATCAGGGCGACCAAGGACATCTACAAGAACAGGATCCCGCCGAAGATCGTTGATTCCAAGACTGCACCGGTGAACGAAAACATCGTAAGCGGAGACGACGTCGACATTACGAAGTTTCCCGCTCCAAAAATGTGGCCCCATGACGGGGGCCGGTACATCGGGACCGCAGATGTCGTTATCACGAAGGACCCGGAGAGCGGTTTCCTCAACCTGGGCACCTACAGGCAGATGATCATGAATGAGAAACAGGTGGGCTTTTACGTCTCTCCCGGAAAAGACGCCCTCCTGCATCGTGAAAAGTGGTGGCAGCAGGGGAAGCCCTGCGAGGTGATCGCTGCGTACGGCATCGACCCGGCGATGTTTATCTGCGGTGCAATGGGCTTTGCGAAGAACGTTTCTGAATACGAGGCGATAGGCGGCATCATGGGACGGCCCGTGGAAGTATGCAAAGGCATCGCTACGGATCTCTTTTATCCAGCCAACGCCGAGATCGTGATCGAAGGAATTTCCTACCCCGATAAGCTGAAGGAAGAGGGGCCGTTCGGGGAGTTTCAGGGATACTACGGTAGACCGGGCGGGCCGACGCCAGTGATCGACATCAAGGCGATACATTACAGGAATAACCCGATCCTGACCTCCGCGCTTATGGCCGATCACCCTTCCTGCGAGCAGAACCTCTTTTTCGGTATCGCCCGCTCAGCCAAGATCTGGGACGACCTCCAGACGATGGGCATACCGGGTATACAGGGCGTCTATTCCGTGCCGTGCTCGGGTGGCGGGTTCGGGATGGTATGTGTCTCCATCGAGCAGCGGTATCCAGGACACGCTGCACAGACTCTTGCCATTGCAGCGCAGTGCTCTGGCGCAGCATACTATACCAAGTGGGTGGTCGTGGTCGATGAGGACGTAGACCCGACCGATATTGAACAAGTAATCTGGGCAATGTCCACGAGATGCGACCCGGAGGCGGATATCGACCTCCTGAGGCAGACATGGTCGACCTATCTCGATCCGACCAAGAACCCGCCGGAAGAAAGGATATATGGGTCAAAGGCGCTCATCAATGCGTGCAAGCAGCACAAGTTCCTCAAGACTTTCTCAAAGAGAACGAGGTTGACGAAAGCCACGTATGAGAAGGTGCAGAAAAACTGGAACAAGTACGGACTGCCGTTCGACGTCCCCGTCATACAGACGTTTGAGCCGGATATGTAACTCAAAATCGGTTGTGAGGGATATCGTTCTAAGGCAGTGAAGTTTCTGACAGCGAAAACAGCCGGAAGCAGGGATGAACGTCAATCCGCGTTCATCCCTGCAGTTCTTTTCAAGATTTCGTCAGGCTTTTCGTGGTCTCGGGCGACGTAGCAACAAAGCCTCTGTTGCGGACGACTCGATATAATGGCATGCTATGAAGACCATGGGTAGCAGACTTAATTTTAGAGGAGATTGTGCTACTACGGCAATGGGCATCATGCCGCATGACTCGGTAGATTCCGCTCTCAGTGCGGCTCTTGCTCTCGACATCCCCTTCTGGCCC harbors:
- a CDS encoding FadR/GntR family transcriptional regulator, producing the protein MNGLKPVKSPKITDLIVEQIREMILAGKIKPSEKLPAERELGIQFRASRIAVREALKSLEAAGLVTVRQGLGAFVAETDSRTMSASLYSILRIQNVSITELEEARVVFEPTIARLAAKQITQQDIDLLQENIDKTESLLTSHASATALNLEFHSLVAAATHNKVVELTMRTMLEVATEMTIETSKHFEERLKISQQAVKDHRDILKALRRKDPDEAYKSMLKDVVRVQRGLRHTISGEQSS
- a CDS encoding UbiD family decarboxylase gives rise to the protein MVVWNDLRGWLSEVEKIGELVKINEPTDWDEEISGLTYLVGKKQGGPALLFDNIKGYPQGHRVLSNVLGSSLNRIALALGLPLNQPMLEMIRATKDIYKNRIPPKIVDSKTAPVNENIVSGDDVDITKFPAPKMWPHDGGRYIGTADVVITKDPESGFLNLGTYRQMIMNEKQVGFYVSPGKDALLHREKWWQQGKPCEVIAAYGIDPAMFICGAMGFAKNVSEYEAIGGIMGRPVEVCKGIATDLFYPANAEIVIEGISYPDKLKEEGPFGEFQGYYGRPGGPTPVIDIKAIHYRNNPILTSALMADHPSCEQNLFFGIARSAKIWDDLQTMGIPGIQGVYSVPCSGGGFGMVCVSIEQRYPGHAAQTLAIAAQCSGAAYYTKWVVVVDEDVDPTDIEQVIWAMSTRCDPEADIDLLRQTWSTYLDPTKNPPEERIYGSKALINACKQHKFLKTFSKRTRLTKATYEKVQKNWNKYGLPFDVPVIQTFEPDM